In a single window of the Manis pentadactyla isolate mManPen7 chromosome 15 unlocalized genomic scaffold, mManPen7.hap1 SUPER_15_unloc_1, whole genome shotgun sequence genome:
- the TMEM190 gene encoding transmembrane protein 190 gives MAGSGIPALSLFLLMQGAVDGNGIQGFFHPWSCEGEVGDWESCGGQAALENPSLCLRLRCCYRDGVCFHQRPDETMRRKHLWALGWTCGGLLFLIASICLFWWAKRRYMLHLPGFLQGKCTLSRAVSLLPKDPNTLSEKRMASVGSMPVSLSAEGILDGSGATEGDEEMGDGEDED, from the exons ATGGCGGGCTCGGGGATCCCAGCTTTGAGCCTTTTCCTGCTGATGCAGGGTGCAGTGG ACGGGAATGGAATCCAGGGGTTCTTCCATCCATGGA GCTGTGAGGGAGAGGTTGGGGACTGGGAGAGCTGTGGGGGCCAGGCGGCACTCGAGAACCCCAGTCTCTGCCTGCGTCTCCGATGCTGCTATCGTGATGGGGTCTGCTTTCACCAGCGGCCGGACG AAACTATGCGGAGGAAACACTTGTGGGCCCTGGGCTGGACCTGCGGAGGCCTCCTCTTCCTGATCGCCAGCATCTGCTTGTTCTG gtgGGCCAAGCGCCGCTACATGCTGCACCTTCCAGGGTTCCTGCAGGGCAAGTGCACCCTGTCCAGAGCGGTCTCTCTGTTGCCCAAGGACCCGAACACTCTGAGTGAAAAAAGAATGGCGTCTGTAGGCAGCATGCCAGTCTCCCTGTCTGCAGAGGGGATCCTGGATGGCTCAGGGGCCACCGAAGGGGACGAAGAAATGGGAGATGGGGAGGATGAAGATTAG